In Parasegetibacter sp. NRK P23, a single genomic region encodes these proteins:
- a CDS encoding two-component regulator propeller domain-containing protein: MKIYSYVTTILLSFSVCLVLTAQPAEPSFRKYSSRQGLSSATVYDILKDSFGFIWLATEDGLNRFDGTNFKAYRHDPARPNSLKANHITSLFESRNGRIWIGTNGGGLSIYERTQDSISNYSSGGPGQPGVGITAIHGDKDGHVWVCSYGGLYIIDPETGKQLTGGKYKPLLSELSGKVSLCFLEDSRSNIWVGTHEGLYWYDPQRQQLKHFVHKNGDTSGLPHNIVNKIVEEKNGTIWVGTDNGLARFLTEQSAFRNYSARSSPFKLSSGIIFTLEADNKGRLWIGTEMGLNILETATGQLTVCLPEKRNPRSISGRSIRSILVDNQGIYWVGTFGGGLNKYDENFNYFGLKEYSPFDPFGLRSPVVTSFAGHNNDVFVGTDGGGLHLYHRNTGLLDPINLPFTNNSDNTKSGLTILALEMAGNNKLWVGTYTDGIYRYDPANGTHQHYSKGEGPGNLTSDNIFCLLEDRRGNIWVGTNGGGINIIPPSGPITRFLHDPEKENDPARPASRFIRAFEEDKAGRIWIGTYGAGISVVDPAGGNPRYYTKANSRLPGDYILSILEDSQGNVWAGTGGNGVGLLKKGAGTFETLSEKDGLANGMVYKIIEDQSGKIWISTNNGLSCYDPATGRFKNYSVNEGLQAGAFTRGAGIMMPDGALFFGGQNGFNYFNPANLKTNRNVPEVVLTDLKVDNRSVSPSPKGPIEKSILLADEISLKYQQGFSIAFEALDFTVPEANQYEYKLEGLDRDWIKVGKEHSVYFANIPPGNYTFRVRASNNDGVWNETGRAIRIHVDPPLWRSIYAYVLYLLLALGIMLYLRRLGIRKIRTRFELEQERQKAKELIERERKEAEYLHKLDQIKIKFLTNLSHEFRTPISLITGPVETLIGHVKEEPHAGQLGLIRRNARRLLNLVNQLLDFRKMEERELKLQRSEGNIIAFMKDVCDSFQDLARRKKIELRFESEVPEAHTLFDHDKIERILFNILSNAFKFTPENGRINIRVEAVPVPETNSDVHLKVSVSDTGIGIPEEARERIFESFFQHETTPDILNHGTGIGLAITKEFVQLHGGRITVESKVGRGSTFSFDLSLEKAGGETQPVVLPESLIAENVQGSVPAATASVDHSLPCILIVEDDEDFRFYIRENLRSLYRIVEAADGKAGWEQALLHHPDIVVSDVQMPVMNGLELAQKLKSDKKTKNIPVILLTAANTPDNVLYGLESGAIDYMTKPFDFAVLQAKLHNILLLNQSFKDTYSKKVTVGLPKSEVLSEREEFLQKALNFIYENLDNQQLSVEVLSTHLFISRASLYNKLMEYVGVTPVEFIRSVKLEKAKELLERTDKTITEVAYETGFTNANYFTKVFRAAYHMTPSEFRAEKKK; the protein is encoded by the coding sequence ATGAAGATATATAGCTATGTAACTACCATTCTCCTCTCCTTTTCCGTATGCCTGGTGCTTACGGCCCAACCCGCTGAACCGAGTTTCAGAAAGTACTCTTCCCGACAGGGGCTATCCTCCGCCACGGTTTATGATATTCTGAAAGACAGTTTCGGCTTTATATGGCTGGCCACGGAAGATGGACTCAACCGGTTTGACGGCACCAACTTCAAAGCCTACCGCCACGACCCCGCGCGCCCCAACAGCCTGAAGGCCAACCACATCACCTCCCTTTTTGAAAGCAGGAACGGACGCATCTGGATCGGCACAAACGGCGGCGGCCTCAGTATTTATGAAAGAACACAGGACTCCATTTCCAACTACAGCTCCGGCGGCCCCGGGCAACCCGGTGTGGGCATCACGGCTATTCATGGTGATAAAGACGGTCACGTTTGGGTATGCAGCTACGGCGGTTTGTATATAATAGACCCTGAAACGGGAAAACAGCTTACCGGAGGAAAGTACAAACCCTTGCTTTCCGAACTCAGCGGGAAAGTAAGCCTGTGTTTTCTGGAAGACAGCCGCAGCAATATCTGGGTGGGCACCCACGAAGGCTTATACTGGTACGATCCCCAACGGCAGCAATTGAAACATTTTGTCCACAAAAACGGGGACACCTCCGGCCTGCCGCACAATATTGTCAATAAGATAGTAGAGGAAAAGAACGGCACCATCTGGGTAGGAACCGATAACGGCCTGGCCAGATTTCTTACGGAGCAATCCGCTTTCCGGAATTATTCCGCCCGGTCTTCTCCCTTTAAATTAAGTTCGGGGATCATATTTACATTGGAAGCGGACAATAAAGGAAGGCTATGGATCGGTACGGAAATGGGCTTGAATATTCTGGAAACCGCTACCGGGCAACTCACCGTTTGCCTGCCTGAAAAACGAAACCCCAGGAGCATCAGCGGCAGATCAATCCGTTCCATATTAGTTGATAACCAGGGCATCTACTGGGTCGGCACCTTTGGAGGGGGGCTGAACAAATACGATGAGAACTTCAACTATTTCGGACTGAAGGAATACAGTCCGTTTGACCCGTTCGGCCTGCGATCACCCGTAGTCACCTCCTTCGCCGGTCACAACAACGATGTATTTGTGGGAACCGACGGCGGCGGATTGCACCTTTACCACCGGAACACGGGCTTACTCGACCCGATTAATCTTCCCTTCACGAACAATTCCGACAATACCAAAAGCGGGCTCACCATCCTCGCCCTTGAAATGGCCGGGAACAACAAGTTATGGGTGGGCACCTATACAGATGGTATATACCGTTACGATCCCGCTAACGGAACGCATCAGCATTACAGCAAAGGCGAAGGCCCCGGAAACCTTACCAGCGACAATATATTCTGCCTGCTGGAAGACCGCCGGGGAAATATCTGGGTAGGCACCAACGGCGGCGGCATCAATATCATTCCCCCCAGTGGGCCAATTACCCGCTTTCTGCACGATCCCGAAAAGGAAAACGACCCCGCCAGGCCCGCCAGCAGGTTTATCCGCGCTTTTGAGGAAGACAAAGCGGGGCGCATCTGGATCGGCACCTATGGCGCCGGCATCTCCGTGGTGGATCCGGCAGGCGGCAACCCGCGGTACTATACCAAGGCCAACAGCAGGCTTCCGGGTGATTACATCCTGTCTATCCTGGAAGATTCACAGGGAAACGTATGGGCCGGAACAGGCGGCAACGGTGTGGGGCTGCTTAAAAAAGGCGCCGGTACCTTCGAAACATTGTCTGAGAAAGATGGTCTCGCTAATGGGATGGTGTATAAAATAATAGAGGACCAGAGCGGAAAAATATGGATCAGCACTAACAACGGGCTCAGTTGCTATGATCCCGCCACCGGGCGTTTCAAGAACTATTCGGTGAACGAAGGGCTGCAGGCGGGCGCCTTTACGCGTGGCGCGGGCATTATGATGCCCGATGGCGCGCTTTTTTTCGGGGGACAGAACGGCTTCAACTATTTCAACCCCGCCAACCTGAAAACCAACCGCAACGTTCCCGAAGTAGTACTCACCGATCTGAAAGTGGACAACCGATCCGTTTCTCCCTCTCCCAAAGGACCGATTGAAAAGTCGATACTCCTGGCCGATGAAATAAGCCTCAAATACCAACAAGGTTTTTCCATCGCCTTTGAAGCGCTCGACTTTACGGTTCCCGAAGCCAACCAATATGAGTACAAACTGGAAGGGCTCGACAGAGACTGGATAAAAGTGGGCAAGGAACACAGTGTTTACTTCGCGAATATTCCCCCGGGCAACTATACTTTCCGTGTACGCGCCAGCAACAACGACGGCGTTTGGAACGAAACCGGGCGTGCCATCAGGATTCATGTGGACCCTCCTCTGTGGCGATCCATCTATGCTTACGTGCTCTACCTGCTACTCGCGCTCGGGATTATGCTGTATTTAAGACGCCTCGGCATCAGGAAAATACGCACCCGCTTCGAGCTGGAGCAGGAAAGGCAAAAGGCGAAAGAACTGATTGAAAGGGAAAGAAAAGAAGCGGAGTACCTCCACAAGCTCGATCAGATCAAGATCAAGTTCCTCACCAACCTCAGTCATGAATTCAGGACCCCGATCTCGCTCATTACCGGGCCGGTGGAAACGCTCATTGGTCATGTAAAGGAAGAACCCCACGCGGGCCAGCTCGGTCTGATCCGGCGCAACGCAAGGCGGCTGCTGAACCTGGTGAACCAACTGCTCGATTTCAGAAAAATGGAAGAAAGGGAACTGAAACTGCAGCGCAGTGAAGGGAATATCATCGCTTTCATGAAAGATGTTTGTGATTCCTTCCAGGACCTGGCGCGCAGGAAAAAGATCGAACTCCGGTTTGAAAGCGAAGTGCCCGAAGCCCACACCTTATTCGACCACGATAAAATCGAACGCATTCTCTTCAACATCCTCTCCAACGCGTTCAAGTTCACCCCTGAAAACGGGCGCATCAATATTCGCGTGGAAGCCGTTCCCGTACCCGAAACCAACAGTGACGTTCACCTGAAAGTTTCCGTATCCGATACCGGTATCGGCATTCCCGAAGAGGCACGGGAACGCATATTCGAAAGTTTCTTCCAGCACGAGACCACACCGGACATACTGAACCACGGCACCGGTATCGGACTGGCCATCACCAAGGAATTCGTACAACTGCACGGCGGAAGGATTACCGTGGAAAGCAAAGTGGGCCGGGGAAGTACTTTTTCCTTCGATCTTTCGCTGGAAAAAGCCGGTGGCGAAACCCAACCTGTGGTATTGCCTGAATCTCTTATTGCGGAAAACGTTCAAGGCAGTGTACCAGCAGCAACAGCTTCCGTTGACCATAGTCTGCCCTGCATCCTCATTGTGGAAGACGACGAAGATTTCCGTTTTTATATCAGGGAAAACCTCCGTTCGTTGTACCGCATTGTGGAAGCCGCTGATGGAAAAGCGGGCTGGGAACAGGCGTTGTTGCACCACCCGGACATTGTGGTGAGCGATGTGCAGATGCCGGTCATGAACGGACTGGAACTCGCGCAGAAACTGAAATCAGATAAAAAAACCAAGAACATTCCCGTGATCCTGCTCACAGCCGCCAATACACCGGATAATGTATTGTACGGACTGGAATCGGGCGCGATCGATTATATGACCAAACCTTTCGACTTCGCGGTATTGCAGGCGAAACTGCACAACATCCTGCTGCTGAACCAGTCGTTTAAAGATACTTATTCGAAAAAAGTAACAGTGGGGCTTCCAAAATCTGAAGTGCTTTCAGAGAGAGAAGAATTCCTTCAGAAAGCCCTCAACTTTATTTACGAAAATCTCGATAACCAGCAATTGTCCGTGGAAGTATTGAGTACGCACCTCTTTATCAGCAGGGCTTCCTTATACAATAAACTCATGGAATATGTGGGGGTTACACCGGTTGAATTTATCCGCTCGGTAAAACTGGAGAAAGCGAAAGAGTTGCTGGAAAGGACAGACAAAACCATTACCGAGGTAGCTTATGAAACGGGCTTTACGAACGCGAACTATTTCACAAAGGTTTTCCGAGCCGCCTATCATATGACACCTTCTGAATTCAGAGCGGAAAAGAAAAAGTAA
- a CDS encoding SusC/RagA family TonB-linked outer membrane protein, with protein MILSLNMRKRLLTAAAALLAMVVCSPVQAQDARVVRGVVLDALQVPVNGASVRVLQATASTKTDSEGKFSLNVPANRRILQVSHVGKATQDVNIGTQDYVVITMKDSTSEMDEVIVVGYGKQKKELVVSAVSQTSGKILERAGGVSNIGAALTGNVPGLITAQSTGLPGEEDPQLLIRGRSTWNDASPLVLVDGVERSMNSVDIGSVETVTVLKDASATAVFGSRGANGVILITTKRGKLGRASIRGTVNTIVKVPSKLPGKYDAYDALRMRNEAIEYELALKPESWNNYLPQSTLDKYRNPANQQEAERYPNVDWVEALFKDYATSNNANINISGGTKAVKYFNSIDFLSEGDLFKIYENKRGYNPGFGFKRLNVRSNLDFQLTPSTLLKTNLSGSYGVRKTPWGFQSGSYGSWIDAYTTAPDVFVPVYEDGTWGYYAPNEGRAENSARSLALGGVQFQTATRITTDFVLEQNLDMLVKGLKFSGTLSMDNNFVESNRGINDLYNDAQRKWIDPVTGIATYKLAFDGVTNFDFQEGIKWTPSGGNVSGNERRLFYQLQLNYAKTFADKHSVSIMGLLNRNVRANGSEIPSYREDWVFRSSYSYENKYTIEYSGAYNGSEKFSPENRFSFFSSGGLNWMMSREKFMNSVKFVDMLKLRASYGQTGFDNVGGTRFLYLTEWAFGGRSRLGMNGEGAEQSPYNWYREMSVGNPNLQWEESQKYNLGVEYELFRGLIKGKADFFYDKRSNILLSGSPNVNPRRTVPSYYGATPAVANLGKVDSKGYELELSISKNLNRNARVWADLNMTHSQNRVMESDDPALLKAYQKNEGYQIGQTRSYVSQGYYNTWDELYGSTMHNTNDLQKLPGNYHIVDYNGDGVVDAQDEIPYGHTGWPQNTYNATFGFDWKGFTVFAQFYGVNNVTRQVVFNSMTSQSHLVYEEGSYWSKNNINADVPMLRWLSTPAGYYRGTQYMHDGAYLRLKNAEVAYSFTTGQVRRFGLSGLRIYLNGNNLITWSKMPDDRESNFAGTGWASQGAYPTVKRYNLGANITF; from the coding sequence ATGATTTTAAGTTTAAACATGCGGAAGCGGTTGCTTACGGCTGCGGCAGCGCTGTTGGCGATGGTTGTCTGCTCGCCCGTGCAGGCGCAGGATGCGCGGGTGGTGCGCGGCGTGGTGCTTGATGCCTTGCAGGTGCCGGTGAACGGCGCTTCGGTGCGGGTATTACAGGCAACCGCCAGTACAAAAACGGATTCGGAGGGAAAATTTTCCCTGAATGTACCCGCCAACAGGCGGATTTTACAGGTGAGCCATGTGGGAAAGGCCACCCAGGATGTAAACATTGGCACCCAGGATTATGTGGTGATTACGATGAAGGACAGCACTTCGGAGATGGATGAGGTGATTGTGGTTGGGTATGGTAAGCAGAAGAAAGAGTTGGTGGTATCGGCAGTGAGCCAGACATCAGGTAAAATTCTGGAGCGTGCAGGAGGTGTTTCCAATATTGGTGCTGCGCTTACCGGAAACGTACCAGGCCTTATCACGGCACAAAGTACTGGTTTGCCGGGTGAAGAGGATCCTCAGTTGCTGATTCGTGGCCGAAGCACATGGAATGATGCCAGCCCGCTGGTATTGGTAGACGGTGTTGAAAGGTCCATGAACAGTGTTGATATCGGCTCGGTAGAAACCGTTACGGTCTTAAAAGACGCATCAGCTACTGCCGTTTTTGGATCGCGTGGCGCGAATGGCGTTATCCTCATCACTACAAAAAGAGGTAAGCTTGGCAGGGCGTCAATCAGAGGTACGGTTAATACCATTGTAAAGGTTCCTTCCAAATTGCCCGGAAAATACGATGCTTACGATGCGCTGCGGATGAGGAACGAGGCCATTGAATATGAACTTGCGCTCAAGCCGGAAAGCTGGAATAATTATCTTCCACAGAGCACACTTGACAAATACCGTAATCCCGCCAACCAGCAGGAAGCTGAAAGATACCCCAATGTGGATTGGGTAGAGGCGCTTTTTAAAGACTACGCAACTTCAAACAACGCGAATATCAACATCAGTGGGGGAACGAAAGCGGTGAAGTATTTTAACAGTATCGACTTCCTTAGTGAGGGCGATCTCTTTAAAATATATGAAAACAAAAGAGGTTACAATCCGGGTTTTGGTTTCAAAAGGTTGAATGTACGCAGTAACCTTGATTTCCAGTTAACCCCATCCACCCTGCTGAAAACCAACCTTTCCGGTTCTTATGGAGTAAGAAAGACCCCATGGGGATTCCAAAGTGGGAGTTACGGTTCCTGGATCGATGCTTACACTACTGCTCCTGATGTTTTTGTGCCGGTTTATGAAGATGGCACCTGGGGCTATTATGCTCCCAATGAGGGGCGGGCTGAAAACTCTGCAAGAAGTCTCGCATTGGGCGGTGTACAGTTTCAGACAGCTACCCGTATTACTACAGATTTCGTACTGGAACAGAATCTCGATATGCTGGTAAAAGGGCTGAAGTTTTCCGGTACACTTTCTATGGACAACAACTTTGTGGAAAGCAACAGGGGGATCAACGATCTGTACAATGATGCACAAAGGAAATGGATAGATCCCGTTACGGGTATCGCTACCTACAAACTTGCTTTTGACGGTGTCACCAATTTCGATTTCCAGGAAGGAATCAAATGGACGCCTTCGGGTGGCAACGTTTCCGGCAACGAGCGCCGGCTGTTCTACCAGTTACAACTGAATTACGCCAAAACATTTGCGGATAAACACAGTGTATCTATAATGGGGCTGTTGAACAGGAACGTAAGAGCGAATGGAAGTGAAATTCCTTCCTACAGGGAAGATTGGGTGTTCAGGAGCAGTTACAGCTATGAAAATAAATATACCATTGAATACAGCGGCGCTTACAACGGTTCTGAAAAGTTTAGCCCGGAAAACCGCTTTTCATTCTTTTCTTCCGGAGGGCTTAATTGGATGATGTCAAGAGAGAAGTTTATGAATTCAGTGAAATTCGTAGACATGCTGAAACTCAGGGCTTCGTATGGCCAAACCGGCTTTGACAATGTTGGGGGTACGAGGTTTTTGTACCTTACAGAATGGGCTTTTGGTGGAAGATCGAGGCTGGGTATGAATGGAGAAGGTGCGGAACAAAGCCCTTACAACTGGTACAGGGAAATGAGTGTGGGTAACCCAAACCTGCAATGGGAAGAGTCACAAAAGTATAACCTGGGTGTTGAATATGAACTGTTCAGGGGACTTATTAAGGGTAAGGCTGATTTCTTCTACGACAAACGTTCCAATATCCTGTTAAGTGGTAGCCCTAACGTGAACCCAAGAAGGACGGTGCCTTCTTATTACGGGGCAACGCCTGCGGTGGCCAACCTTGGAAAGGTGGATTCAAAAGGATATGAATTGGAACTCAGCATCAGCAAAAACCTTAATCGCAATGCGCGGGTGTGGGCCGATCTGAATATGACCCATAGTCAAAACCGTGTGATGGAATCAGATGATCCCGCTTTGTTGAAAGCCTATCAGAAGAATGAAGGCTACCAGATAGGCCAGACAAGATCTTATGTAAGCCAGGGATACTACAATACATGGGATGAACTTTATGGCAGTACCATGCACAATACAAATGACCTGCAGAAATTACCCGGAAACTATCATATTGTAGATTATAACGGTGATGGTGTGGTAGATGCGCAAGATGAAATCCCGTATGGTCATACGGGCTGGCCGCAAAATACTTATAATGCTACTTTTGGATTTGACTGGAAAGGCTTTACTGTTTTCGCCCAGTTCTACGGGGTTAACAATGTCACACGTCAGGTTGTGTTTAATAGCATGACCTCTCAAAGCCACCTTGTATATGAAGAAGGGTCTTATTGGTCAAAAAACAATATTAACGCTGATGTGCCCATGCTGCGCTGGCTTTCCACACCAGCAGGGTATTACAGGGGCACTCAGTATATGCACGATGGCGCTTACCTGCGGTTGAAGAATGCGGAAGTGGCCTATTCATTCACAACTGGTCAGGTAAGACGGTTCGGACTTTCAGGATTACGTATTTACCTCAATGGTAATAACCTGATTACCTGGAGTAAAATGCCCGACGACAGAGAGTCAAACTTTGCCGGAACAGGATGGGCTTCGCAAGGCGCTTATCCAACAGTGAAACGCTACAATTTGGGCGCAAACATTACTTTCTAA
- a CDS encoding RagB/SusD family nutrient uptake outer membrane protein codes for MKKNIKLLLTACTVAAAIGLGSCTKFLDRAPESIISEDDAYKNFIAFQGFTEELYHCIPDFTNAYWTNSWNWGEDEIQSTSRDFHFIVKIDNGDFWGWQSQFDGWQAGWMDRNNTSTNDDRFAKSLWKLGWYGIRKANMGLENIDKLTEGTQEERDLIKGQLLFFRGWFHFMFMQYFGGLPYIDYVLPADEKLTLPRLKYHECADKAAADFREAANLLPLNWDNTVVGKRTVGKNQLRINKIMALGYLGKNYLWAGSPLMNKESTGSESYNAEYCKKAADAFAELLQFCESGEATYSLLPFAQYSTNFYTTGQNWAMPGGTEAIFRGPYFGAHGSTYGTARQYAPSPILIDGDVKFLPTSNYVNYYGMANGLPIKNITQADPESGYDPQYPWKGRDPRFYNDIVFDGVKCVQGSIPSAQEEGNRYANLYTGGSYRNISTGSRTGYLLYKFIPRTANKFDNGDSYDKSLNIHLPYMRLADIYLMYAEAAAMGYGSPSGKTPSYSRTAIDAINVLRDRAGVAHVHAKFTASLDVFLEEVRRERAVELAFEGHRFNDLRRWMLLIKSPYTLKKSVEFDRAGPINTTDPTANRVLNLREVTILERKYTEKHYWLPLKNADANMYLEFRQNPGW; via the coding sequence ATGAAAAAGAATATAAAATTGTTATTGACCGCATGCACAGTGGCTGCGGCTATAGGCCTGGGCTCTTGTACAAAATTTCTTGACAGGGCACCAGAGTCGATCATCTCGGAAGATGACGCCTATAAAAATTTTATCGCTTTTCAGGGTTTTACAGAGGAACTGTACCACTGTATTCCTGATTTTACGAACGCTTACTGGACCAACTCCTGGAACTGGGGAGAAGATGAGATACAGTCTACTTCAAGGGATTTCCACTTTATCGTGAAAATCGATAATGGTGATTTCTGGGGATGGCAATCTCAGTTCGATGGATGGCAGGCCGGATGGATGGACAGAAACAATACGAGTACCAACGATGACCGTTTTGCAAAGTCGCTCTGGAAGCTTGGTTGGTACGGCATCAGGAAAGCGAATATGGGATTGGAGAATATTGATAAACTCACTGAAGGTACCCAGGAAGAACGTGATCTGATTAAAGGGCAATTGCTGTTTTTCAGAGGGTGGTTTCATTTTATGTTCATGCAATATTTCGGTGGACTGCCATATATTGATTATGTGTTACCGGCAGACGAAAAGCTAACGCTTCCGCGCCTGAAATACCATGAGTGTGCGGATAAGGCTGCCGCTGATTTCAGGGAAGCCGCAAACCTGTTGCCGCTTAACTGGGATAATACCGTAGTAGGTAAAAGAACGGTTGGTAAAAACCAATTACGCATTAATAAAATCATGGCGCTGGGATACCTCGGTAAAAATTACCTATGGGCAGGAAGTCCGCTCATGAACAAGGAGTCTACCGGAAGCGAAAGCTACAATGCAGAATATTGCAAGAAAGCCGCTGATGCTTTTGCTGAACTGTTGCAATTTTGCGAATCCGGTGAAGCGACCTACAGCCTCCTGCCGTTCGCGCAATACTCGACTAACTTTTACACTACTGGTCAGAACTGGGCGATGCCCGGAGGAACAGAGGCTATTTTCAGAGGCCCTTACTTCGGCGCTCACGGGTCTACCTACGGTACCGCAAGGCAATATGCGCCTTCGCCCATCCTGATTGATGGCGACGTTAAATTCCTGCCTACTTCCAACTATGTGAATTATTATGGAATGGCGAATGGTCTCCCCATTAAAAACATTACCCAGGCTGATCCGGAATCAGGGTATGATCCGCAATATCCCTGGAAAGGAAGGGACCCCCGCTTTTATAATGACATTGTTTTTGATGGCGTGAAATGCGTTCAGGGTAGTATTCCATCTGCTCAGGAAGAAGGAAACAGGTACGCTAATCTTTACACAGGAGGTAGTTACAGGAATATTTCTACCGGTAGCCGCACAGGATATCTGTTGTACAAGTTTATTCCGCGTACCGCAAATAAATTTGACAATGGCGACAGTTACGATAAGAGTCTGAACATTCACCTGCCATACATGCGCCTTGCCGATATCTACCTGATGTACGCTGAAGCGGCTGCGATGGGATATGGATCACCTTCTGGGAAAACGCCTTCTTATTCCCGTACCGCCATTGATGCCATCAATGTGCTGCGCGACAGGGCCGGAGTAGCGCATGTGCATGCGAAGTTTACAGCTTCCCTGGATGTATTTCTCGAAGAAGTAAGGCGCGAACGTGCTGTTGAGCTTGCTTTCGAAGGTCACCGTTTCAACGACCTCCGTCGCTGGATGTTGCTGATTAAGAGTCCATATACATTGAAAAAGTCTGTGGAGTTTGACCGGGCCGGACCAATCAATACAACGGATCCTACTGCCAACAGAGTACTCAACCTGCGCGAAGTAACCATTCTTGAAAGGAAATACACAGAAAAACACTACTGGCTTCCCTTGAAAAACGCCGATGCCAATATGTACCTCGAGTTCCGTCAAAACCCGGGATGGTAA